In Myxococcus stipitatus, the following are encoded in one genomic region:
- a CDS encoding MarR family winged helix-turn-helix transcriptional regulator — protein sequence MSELSVEVRVQVARLRNLIIDVARCGALSSPIGSLPHHELDPMEVQAIWWLKAESLLPVNVLADRLGGIALPRLSRLLDRLEDAKLVQRERSVRHDRRRVRVRLTEQGRALAESADSVVQERMARLLMPLGGEQRSALIDLLEGWVEALGCWNRAEEMAAEESDADTARAAHHPRLTAVEDVGVTANAA from the coding sequence ATGTCCGAGCTTTCGGTGGAAGTGCGGGTGCAGGTGGCGCGGTTGCGGAATCTCATCATCGACGTCGCGCGATGCGGCGCTCTCTCCAGCCCGATAGGTTCTCTGCCCCACCACGAGCTGGACCCCATGGAAGTACAGGCCATCTGGTGGCTCAAGGCGGAGAGCCTCCTGCCCGTCAATGTCCTCGCCGACCGCCTGGGAGGCATTGCCCTGCCCCGGCTGAGCCGGCTGTTGGACCGGCTGGAGGACGCCAAGCTCGTCCAGCGTGAGCGCTCGGTTCGGCATGATCGCCGCAGGGTTCGCGTGCGGCTCACGGAGCAGGGACGCGCCCTGGCGGAGAGCGCGGACTCGGTGGTGCAGGAGCGCATGGCGCGGCTCCTGATGCCTCTGGGCGGCGAGCAGCGCAGCGCCTTGATTGACCTCCTGGAAGGTTGGGTGGAGGCGCTGGGCTGCTGGAACCGCGCGGAGGAGATGGCCGCCGAGGAGTCCGACGCCGACACCGCCCGCGCCGCCCACCACCCCCGGCTCACCGCCGTCGAGGACGTGGGCGTCACCGCCAACGCGGCCTGA
- a CDS encoding EcsC family protein translates to MAFYDSVAERLAFMKKLTPAELKKLGSARLSDIVLQETKRARVRVAELEKRYPRAEVRELAQRLVDEKKNLASMVGGVSGVFGLVALPADLLFMAYLQIILLTDVATLYKVNLKSERARGEMLDLFGYANGLGPVQRSSPKVLGKLAAMLLEKGGLHTLGRAMPLVAAPITAYFNNQHIQRVGEQAVRFYEGFDKAHAKARAQRHQQTG, encoded by the coding sequence ATGGCCTTCTACGACAGCGTGGCCGAGCGCCTGGCTTTCATGAAGAAGCTGACCCCGGCGGAGCTCAAGAAGCTGGGCTCCGCGCGGCTGTCGGATATCGTCCTCCAGGAGACCAAACGCGCCCGGGTGCGGGTGGCGGAGCTGGAGAAGCGCTACCCCCGGGCGGAGGTCCGGGAGCTGGCCCAGCGCCTGGTGGACGAGAAGAAGAACCTGGCCAGCATGGTGGGCGGCGTCAGCGGTGTCTTCGGGTTGGTGGCCCTGCCCGCGGACCTGCTGTTCATGGCCTACCTGCAAATCATCCTGCTGACGGACGTGGCCACGCTCTACAAGGTGAACCTCAAGAGCGAGCGCGCCCGGGGCGAGATGCTGGACCTGTTCGGTTACGCCAACGGCCTGGGGCCGGTGCAGCGCTCCAGCCCGAAGGTGTTGGGCAAGCTGGCGGCGATGCTGCTGGAGAAGGGCGGCCTTCACACGCTGGGGAGGGCCATGCCGCTGGTGGCCGCCCCCATCACCGCCTACTTCAACAACCAGCACATCCAGCGGGTGGGTGAGCAGGCGGTCCGCTTCTACGAGGGCTTCGACAAGGCCCACGCCAAGGCCCGGGCCCAGCGCCACCAGCAGACCGGCTGA
- the panD gene encoding aspartate 1-decarboxylase produces the protein MSRILFKSKIHRATVTQADLDYEGSVTIDRDLLHAADIVPYEKVAVWNVTRGTRLETYALEGEPGSGVICINGAAAHLNQPGDLVILATFTEVEESKVRDWKPTVVFVDGKNRIVPGRTEEIPGPARRSA, from the coding sequence ATGAGCCGCATCCTCTTCAAGTCCAAGATTCACCGCGCGACGGTGACGCAGGCCGACCTGGATTACGAAGGTTCGGTCACCATCGACCGCGACCTGCTCCACGCCGCGGACATCGTTCCGTATGAGAAGGTGGCCGTCTGGAACGTCACCCGGGGGACTCGGCTGGAGACGTATGCCCTGGAGGGTGAGCCCGGCAGCGGTGTCATCTGCATCAACGGCGCCGCCGCGCACCTCAACCAGCCCGGCGACCTGGTCATCCTCGCCACCTTCACCGAGGTGGAGGAGTCCAAGGTCCGCGACTGGAAGCCCACGGTGGTCTTCGTCGATGGCAAGAACCGCATCGTCCCCGGGCGCACAGAAGAGATTCCGGGACCCGCGCGACGAAGCGCGTGA